One Gloeobacter morelensis MG652769 DNA window includes the following coding sequences:
- a CDS encoding fatty acid desaturase family protein, translated as MSSDDDFISRTAGKPELAGRTASGGFRADRLLSAQDLGALSARRDSKGWGQLFGHLAVLGVSGWLWASQIGHWPVAVPALVVYGFGLASMFAPLHECVHRTAFASNRTNDAVAWFAGLLSFYNSTFYRRYHKWHHRYTQIPGKDPELDDPKPTHLGEYLVEISGLSWWVGKLRGHFRVAAGRLDNCPFIPETARAGVIRSVRLQLLVYAGAIALSLAAGQPWFWLYWLLPLAVGQPILRAILLAEHTGCSSDDNPLTNTRTTLTTWPVRFLMWNMPFHTEHHLHASIPFHALPAAHHKLRPHFAHLAAGYLKVNRDIVAGLG; from the coding sequence ATGTCAAGCGATGACGACTTCATAAGTAGAACGGCAGGGAAACCGGAACTTGCGGGCCGGACCGCTTCCGGCGGCTTCAGGGCCGATCGGCTTCTGTCGGCCCAGGATCTGGGCGCTCTTAGCGCCCGCCGCGACAGCAAGGGCTGGGGGCAACTGTTCGGGCATCTGGCGGTGCTGGGGGTGAGCGGCTGGCTCTGGGCGAGCCAGATCGGCCACTGGCCTGTGGCGGTGCCGGCTCTGGTGGTGTATGGGTTCGGGCTCGCTTCGATGTTCGCGCCGCTGCACGAGTGCGTCCACCGCACAGCTTTTGCGAGCAACCGCACCAACGACGCCGTCGCCTGGTTTGCCGGATTGCTGTCTTTTTACAACAGCACCTTCTATCGCCGCTACCACAAGTGGCACCACCGCTATACCCAGATTCCCGGCAAAGATCCCGAACTGGACGATCCGAAGCCCACCCACCTGGGCGAATACCTCGTCGAAATCAGTGGTCTCAGTTGGTGGGTGGGCAAATTGCGCGGGCACTTTCGGGTGGCGGCGGGCCGCCTGGACAATTGCCCGTTTATTCCTGAGACTGCCCGCGCCGGGGTGATCCGCTCGGTGCGGCTGCAACTGCTCGTTTATGCCGGGGCGATTGCGCTTTCGCTCGCAGCGGGTCAGCCCTGGTTTTGGCTTTACTGGCTTTTACCCCTTGCGGTCGGTCAGCCGATTTTGCGGGCGATCCTGCTGGCGGAGCACACCGGCTGCAGCAGCGACGACAACCCGCTCACCAACACCCGCACCACCCTCACCACCTGGCCGGTGCGTTTTTTGATGTGGAACATGCCCTTCCACACCGAGCACCACCTGCACGCCTCGATCCCGTTTCACGCCCTGCCCGCTGCCCACCACAAGCTGCGCCCCCACTTCGCCCACCTCGCGGCGGGTTATCTCAAAGTCAACCGCGACATCGTCGCCGGGCTCGGATGA
- a CDS encoding cadmium resistance transporter, whose protein sequence is MPQQEVLLTVALAGTAFVSTSTDNFLLLIGFFAQPGCSRTQVIAGYLAAVAGVLMAAKGLSLVSELAVANYLGWLGMVPLGLGIYQFTQIFRKPAADAGVAPAPDGRAKWPAVGLVMLANSGDTLAVLTAFLADTQPELDWIVILTVLAVAAAGGGLAMRLVAIDFLQPLFAAFSRFVLPFLLMGIGVYILLNSPTDTLA, encoded by the coding sequence TTGCCCCAGCAGGAAGTTCTGCTGACCGTTGCCCTGGCGGGCACCGCTTTCGTGTCCACCAGCACCGACAATTTTTTGTTGCTGATTGGCTTTTTTGCTCAGCCGGGCTGTTCCCGGACCCAGGTGATCGCCGGGTATCTGGCGGCGGTCGCCGGTGTGCTGATGGCCGCCAAGGGTTTGTCCTTGGTTTCGGAGCTGGCCGTCGCCAACTACCTCGGCTGGCTGGGAATGGTTCCTTTGGGATTGGGCATCTACCAGTTCACGCAAATTTTTCGCAAACCGGCCGCTGACGCTGGGGTGGCTCCGGCGCCGGATGGCCGGGCAAAATGGCCGGCTGTCGGACTGGTGATGCTGGCCAACAGCGGCGACACCCTCGCCGTCCTCACCGCCTTTTTGGCAGACACCCAACCCGAACTGGACTGGATTGTGATTCTGACCGTGCTCGCGGTGGCCGCCGCGGGGGGTGGACTGGCGATGCGCCTGGTGGCGATCGATTTTTTGCAACCGCTCTTCGCTGCCTTTTCCCGCTTTGTTTTGCCCTTTTTGTTGATGGGAATCGGCGTCTATATTCTACTCAATTCGCCCACCGATACTCTAGCCTAG
- a CDS encoding orange carotenoid protein N-terminal domain-containing protein, producing MNENNNAEVNVDRVFSEGQELLNPGGSGSAQGEAFAQQSGEVAHAYEQRQVPTNTTESSSQKVFHEDESQSENRYEISGERISEIVDKTLESQTPGEVRSEGVSEALTQFNGLDVDSKLAILYYLYEGMGDSVTPAAPEAANVVQIQGFFDQFDTLPMGDAQLEAMRALVRGEDNHLGREYGKHTENNKLFIWFLLAERMGKDVIGIPEGYRLSDAAQQSLEGIKELDFEQQITVLRDVAYAMGTKSGEFAR from the coding sequence GTGAACGAGAATAACAACGCCGAAGTCAACGTAGATCGGGTATTTAGCGAAGGACAGGAACTTCTGAATCCGGGCGGCAGCGGTTCTGCGCAGGGGGAGGCTTTCGCACAACAAAGCGGCGAAGTTGCGCACGCTTACGAGCAGCGCCAAGTGCCCACAAATACGACAGAATCCAGCTCACAAAAAGTGTTTCACGAAGACGAATCGCAGAGCGAAAATCGCTACGAGATTTCTGGTGAACGCATCTCTGAGATCGTCGATAAAACACTGGAAAGTCAGACCCCTGGAGAGGTCCGCAGTGAGGGTGTCAGCGAGGCTTTAACCCAGTTCAACGGCCTTGACGTCGACAGCAAACTGGCTATTTTGTACTACCTGTACGAAGGGATGGGTGACTCGGTGACCCCGGCCGCTCCCGAAGCTGCAAATGTTGTGCAGATCCAGGGATTTTTTGACCAATTCGACACCCTGCCCATGGGCGACGCCCAGCTCGAGGCCATGCGGGCGCTCGTGCGCGGCGAAGACAACCATTTGGGCCGCGAGTACGGCAAGCACACCGAGAACAACAAACTCTTCATCTGGTTTTTGCTGGCCGAGCGCATGGGCAAGGACGTCATCGGCATTCCCGAGGGCTACCGGTTGTCCGATGCGGCTCAGCAGAGCCTGGAGGGCATCAAGGAGCTTGACTTCGAGCAGCAGATCACTGTTCTGCGCGATGTGGCTTACGCCATGGGCACCAAGTCGGG